A stretch of the Bradyrhizobium arachidis genome encodes the following:
- a CDS encoding nitronate monooxygenase family protein yields MLKTRFTELVGVEHPIVQGGMQWVGRAELVAAVANAGALGFITALTQPTPEDLKKEIARCRDLTDKPFGVNLTILPAIKPPPYAEYRAAIIESGIKVVETAGNKPQEHVDEFRKHGVKVVHKCTSVRHALSAERMGADAISIDGFECAGHPGEDDTPGLILIPAAANKVKIPMIASGGFADARGLVAALALGAEGINMGTRFMATKESPIHQSIKEKIVANDERETELIFRTMRNTSRVAKNAISTKVVAMEKEGAKFEDIRELVAGARGKMVYATGDSDEGIWSAGQVQGLIQDIPTCAELVSRIVREAEAIIRSRLEGMIAQPKAQAAE; encoded by the coding sequence ATGTTGAAGACACGTTTCACCGAGCTTGTCGGCGTCGAACACCCGATCGTCCAGGGCGGCATGCAGTGGGTCGGGCGTGCGGAACTGGTCGCGGCCGTTGCGAACGCCGGCGCGCTCGGCTTCATCACGGCGCTGACCCAGCCGACACCGGAGGACCTCAAGAAGGAGATCGCGCGCTGCCGCGACCTCACCGACAAGCCGTTTGGCGTCAACCTGACCATTTTGCCCGCGATCAAGCCGCCGCCCTATGCCGAGTACCGCGCCGCCATCATCGAAAGCGGCATCAAGGTGGTCGAGACCGCCGGCAACAAGCCGCAGGAGCATGTCGACGAGTTCAGAAAGCACGGCGTCAAGGTCGTGCACAAATGCACCAGTGTCCGCCACGCGCTCTCGGCCGAGCGGATGGGCGCCGACGCCATCTCGATCGACGGTTTTGAGTGCGCCGGCCACCCCGGCGAGGACGATACGCCCGGCCTGATCCTGATCCCGGCCGCCGCCAACAAGGTCAAGATCCCGATGATCGCCTCGGGCGGCTTTGCCGATGCCCGTGGTCTCGTGGCCGCCCTGGCGCTAGGGGCCGAAGGCATCAACATGGGCACGCGCTTCATGGCCACCAAGGAGAGCCCGATCCACCAGTCCATCAAGGAGAAGATCGTCGCCAATGACGAGCGCGAGACCGAGCTGATCTTCCGCACCATGCGCAACACCTCCCGCGTCGCCAAAAATGCGATCTCGACCAAGGTCGTCGCCATGGAGAAGGAAGGCGCAAAGTTCGAGGACATCCGCGAGCTCGTCGCCGGCGCGCGCGGCAAGATGGTCTATGCGACTGGGGATTCCGACGAGGGCATCTGGTCGGCCGGCCAGGTCCAGGGCCTGATCCAGGACATCCCGACCTGCGCCGAACTGGTCTCGCGCATCGTGCGCGAGGCGGAGGCCATCATCCGCAGCCGGCTCGAGGGCATGATCGCTCAACCCAAAGCGCAAGCAGCGGAGTAA
- a CDS encoding zinc-binding dehydrogenase, with amino-acid sequence MKAYVYGPNGAAISDVAQPTPKGAQVLVRVRACGLNRADTGMRKGHAHGSAGGAGTVLGMEWAGEVAALGPDAKGVKVGDRIMGSGAAAFAEYTLADHGRLFRAPSNMNFEEAATLPVALATMHNAVVTAGALQPGQTVLIQGASSGVGLMAMQIAKLKGAKLVVGSSTDATRRGRLKEFGADLAVDSSDPGWVEEVLKATGGEGVDLIVDQVSGKVANQNLAATKVKGRIVNVGRLGGTHADFNFDLHAARRINYIGVTFRTRTIEEVREIFDGVRKDIWGAVEQRKLQLPIDRVFAFADIDQAFEHMEANKHLGKIVVTM; translated from the coding sequence ATGAAGGCCTACGTCTATGGCCCTAACGGAGCAGCGATTTCCGATGTCGCTCAACCAACACCTAAGGGCGCGCAGGTGCTCGTACGTGTGCGTGCCTGCGGACTGAACCGCGCCGACACCGGCATGCGAAAAGGCCACGCCCATGGCTCAGCGGGCGGCGCCGGCACCGTGCTCGGCATGGAATGGGCCGGCGAAGTTGCCGCACTCGGCCCCGATGCAAAAGGCGTCAAGGTCGGCGACCGCATCATGGGCTCGGGCGCCGCGGCCTTCGCCGAGTACACGCTGGCCGATCATGGCCGGCTGTTCCGCGCGCCCTCCAACATGAATTTTGAGGAAGCGGCCACCCTGCCCGTGGCGCTCGCGACCATGCACAACGCGGTCGTCACCGCGGGCGCCCTGCAACCCGGCCAGACCGTCCTGATCCAGGGCGCCAGTTCCGGCGTCGGCCTGATGGCGATGCAGATCGCCAAGCTCAAGGGTGCAAAGCTCGTGGTGGGATCCTCGACCGACGCCACCCGCCGCGGCCGGCTCAAGGAGTTTGGCGCCGACCTCGCCGTCGATTCCTCCGATCCCGGCTGGGTCGAGGAGGTGCTGAAGGCGACGGGCGGCGAAGGCGTCGACCTCATCGTCGACCAGGTCTCGGGCAAGGTCGCCAACCAGAACCTGGCGGCCACCAAGGTCAAGGGCCGCATCGTCAACGTCGGCCGGCTCGGCGGCACCCACGCCGACTTCAACTTCGACCTGCATGCGGCCCGCCGCATCAACTATATCGGCGTCACCTTCCGCACCCGCACCATCGAGGAGGTCCGCGAGATCTTCGACGGGGTCAGGAAGGACATCTGGGGCGCGGTCGAGCAGCGCAAGCTGCAACTGCCGATCGACAGGGTGTTTGCCTTTGCCGATATCGACCAGGCGTTCGAGCACATGGAGGCCAACAAGCACCTCGGCAAGATCGTCGTGACGATGTGA
- a CDS encoding cation-efflux pump — MTTETSKTSVAAISIFASGGMAIAKFVVGVAIGSLALISEALHSSIDLVATIITWAVVRVSDKPADEEHHYGHGKLESISALGVTALLYVLAGGILVEAYSRIREGTPPPIISAVPFVVLVIDIVVNLWRARALHRAARATKSQALAADALHFASDVMGSFAVIAGLILAALGFWWGDAAAAAAVAVMIALLGLRMAGSTVETLVDRAPDGVAERATAAIRSVPGVVDVERLRARMVGATYFIDAIVQVPRTYPIDRIDGIKQQSQEAVSKALGDADLTFAAVPVARNNETVRDRIMVIARNSGLAVHHVTVHDLGDKLIVSLDLEVAGDMALTAAHDVANALERNVTDEFGEDVEVDVHIEPLEPELPHGIDAPAERVEAIAAALRGFADGSDIHDVHNVRVRNTEAGEIVNFHCRAAPSMSVIRVHERVDEIERALRRAFPSVKRVISHAEPPRA; from the coding sequence ATGACCACCGAAACCTCAAAAACCTCGGTCGCGGCGATCTCGATCTTCGCCAGCGGCGGCATGGCGATTGCCAAATTCGTCGTCGGCGTCGCCATCGGCTCGCTGGCGCTGATCTCGGAGGCGCTGCACTCCTCGATCGACCTGGTCGCGACCATCATCACCTGGGCGGTGGTCCGGGTCTCCGACAAGCCGGCGGACGAGGAGCACCATTATGGGCACGGCAAGCTCGAAAGCATCTCCGCGCTCGGCGTTACCGCGCTGCTCTACGTGCTCGCGGGCGGCATCCTGGTCGAGGCCTATAGCCGGATCCGCGAGGGCACGCCGCCGCCGATCATCTCGGCCGTGCCGTTCGTCGTGCTGGTCATCGACATCGTCGTCAATCTCTGGCGCGCCCGTGCGCTGCATCGCGCCGCGCGGGCGACCAAGAGCCAGGCGCTCGCCGCCGATGCGCTCCACTTCGCCTCCGACGTCATGGGCTCGTTCGCCGTCATCGCCGGCCTCATCCTCGCCGCGCTCGGCTTCTGGTGGGGCGACGCCGCCGCGGCCGCAGCCGTTGCCGTGATGATCGCCCTGCTCGGGCTTAGGATGGCGGGCTCGACCGTGGAGACGCTGGTCGACCGGGCCCCGGACGGGGTCGCCGAGCGCGCCACCGCCGCGATCCGCAGCGTGCCGGGCGTGGTCGACGTCGAACGGCTGCGTGCGCGCATGGTCGGTGCGACCTATTTCATCGACGCCATCGTGCAGGTGCCCCGCACTTACCCGATCGACCGGATCGACGGCATCAAGCAACAGTCACAGGAGGCCGTGAGCAAGGCGCTCGGCGATGCCGACCTCACCTTCGCGGCCGTGCCGGTCGCGCGCAACAACGAGACCGTGCGCGACCGCATCATGGTGATCGCGCGCAATTCCGGCCTCGCCGTGCATCACGTCACGGTGCACGACCTCGGCGACAAGCTGATCGTCAGCCTCGACCTCGAAGTCGCCGGCGACATGGCGCTGACCGCCGCCCATGACGTCGCAAACGCGCTGGAGCGCAACGTCACCGACGAATTCGGCGAGGATGTGGAGGTCGACGTCCATATCGAACCGCTCGAACCGGAACTGCCGCACGGCATCGATGCGCCCGCCGAGCGGGTCGAGGCCATTGCCGCGGCGCTCCGGGGTTTTGCCGACGGCTCCGACATCCACGACGTCCACAATGTGCGCGTCCGCAACACCGAGGCCGGCGAGATCGTCAACTTCCATTGCCGCGCCGCGCCGTCGATGAGCGTGATCCGCGTGCACGAGCGTGTCGACGAGATCGAGCGCGCGCTGCGCCGCGCGTTCCCCAGCGTGAAGCGCGTCATCAGTCATGCCGAGCCGCCGCGCGCGTGA
- a CDS encoding PAS domain-containing sensor histidine kinase, whose translation MARADAANACVQSDSIKGLAQSIAKPAYHRLLVAEPALRRAVPTLIIAFLITICLGALVQVVDQTRQKRGVMQRDISALADLLAERIDRLTSMRIERLKNIEHLPTLLPDLFPSWGTANGRHVIVTSAGAERRILARVPVDTDIGGNDRLLDAITTAQLLTAPPQQGSVSELTLPNGNSAMVTSRSIKSLPGQVTVIQERIEPIWGSDAALSVTLSATTGFVVLILGFAFHWQSTRAREGDLINDAVRGRIDTALNRGRCGLWDWDLSRGRIFWSQSMFSMLGLDGRNELLTFGEVNALVKSDDIDLFAIADQLISEEIDHIDQTFRMQHVDGHWIWLRVRCELTAAADSGKHLIGIAVDITEQKSLAEKTVEADLRLRDAIETIPEAFVLWDASDRLVLCNSHFQRLHRLPDTAVIPGTSYETVLEVGRMPEVRTRHNETANPSPGARTFEAQLDDGSWLHISERRTKDGGYVSVGTDITRIKEHEQKLVDNDLRLRATVIDLKRSQAALERQTNELADLAEKYQREKTRAEEANQTKSKFLANMSHELRTPLNAIIGFSEIMGSGMFGELGSEKYQEYCQDILTSGHYLLEVINDILDMSKIEAGRMKLDMESLDLSRTLAESLRVVSGRAEDKHLTLDAEIDNTISVVADRRATKQIIVNLLSNAVKFTPDGGRIVVRGRQLEDRIVLMIADTGIGIAPHSLARLGRPFEQVESQLTKTYHGSGLGLAIARSLAQLHGGSMRLRSKIDVGTVVRVTLPRDSNKTMPRISAAA comes from the coding sequence ATGGCGCGCGCAGACGCCGCGAACGCGTGCGTCCAATCCGATTCGATCAAAGGATTGGCGCAGTCGATCGCGAAACCTGCCTACCACCGGCTCCTGGTTGCAGAGCCGGCGCTGAGGCGCGCTGTGCCCACGCTCATCATCGCCTTCCTCATCACGATCTGCCTCGGTGCGCTCGTGCAAGTCGTCGATCAGACGCGGCAGAAGCGCGGCGTGATGCAGCGTGACATCTCCGCGCTCGCCGACTTGCTCGCCGAGCGCATCGACCGCCTCACCTCGATGCGCATCGAGCGTCTGAAGAACATCGAGCATTTGCCTACCCTGCTGCCGGACCTGTTCCCGTCCTGGGGCACGGCGAACGGCCGCCACGTGATCGTCACCTCGGCCGGCGCCGAGCGCCGCATCCTCGCGCGTGTTCCCGTCGACACCGACATCGGCGGCAACGATCGCCTGCTCGACGCCATCACGACCGCGCAATTGCTCACTGCCCCGCCGCAGCAGGGCAGCGTCTCCGAGCTGACGCTGCCGAACGGCAACAGCGCGATGGTGACGTCGCGCAGCATCAAGTCGCTGCCCGGCCAGGTCACCGTCATCCAGGAGAGGATCGAGCCGATCTGGGGCTCGGACGCCGCGCTCTCGGTGACGCTGTCGGCGACGACCGGCTTCGTCGTCCTGATCCTCGGCTTCGCCTTCCACTGGCAATCGACCCGTGCTCGCGAGGGCGACCTGATCAACGACGCCGTGCGCGGGCGCATCGACACCGCACTCAATCGCGGCCGCTGCGGCCTGTGGGACTGGGACCTTTCGCGCGGCCGCATCTTCTGGTCGCAGTCGATGTTCTCGATGCTCGGGCTGGACGGCCGCAACGAGCTGCTTACCTTCGGCGAGGTCAACGCGCTGGTGAAATCCGACGACATCGACCTGTTCGCGATCGCCGACCAGCTCATCTCCGAGGAGATCGACCACATCGACCAGACTTTCCGCATGCAGCATGTCGACGGCCATTGGATCTGGCTGCGCGTGCGCTGCGAGCTCACCGCTGCTGCCGATTCCGGCAAGCACCTGATCGGCATCGCCGTCGACATCACCGAGCAGAAGAGCCTCGCTGAAAAGACTGTCGAAGCCGATCTGCGGCTGCGCGACGCCATCGAGACCATCCCCGAGGCGTTCGTGCTGTGGGACGCCAGCGACCGCCTGGTGCTCTGCAATTCGCACTTCCAGCGCCTGCATAGGCTGCCGGACACCGCCGTCATCCCCGGTACGTCCTACGAGACCGTGCTCGAGGTCGGCCGCATGCCGGAGGTGCGCACCCGCCACAACGAAACCGCCAATCCGTCGCCGGGCGCCCGCACCTTCGAGGCGCAGCTCGACGACGGAAGCTGGCTGCACATCAGCGAGCGCCGCACCAAAGACGGCGGCTACGTCTCGGTCGGCACCGACATCACCCGTATCAAGGAGCACGAGCAGAAGCTCGTCGACAACGACCTGCGCCTGCGCGCGACCGTAATCGACCTCAAGCGCTCACAGGCCGCGCTGGAGCGCCAGACCAACGAGCTTGCCGACCTCGCCGAAAAGTATCAGCGCGAGAAGACCCGCGCCGAGGAAGCCAACCAGACCAAATCGAAATTCCTCGCCAATATGAGCCATGAGCTGCGCACGCCGCTCAACGCCATCATCGGCTTCTCCGAGATCATGGGCTCCGGCATGTTCGGCGAGCTCGGAAGCGAGAAGTACCAGGAATACTGCCAGGACATCCTCACCAGCGGCCACTATCTGCTCGAAGTCATCAACGACATCCTCGATATGTCCAAGATCGAGGCCGGCCGCATGAAGCTCGACATGGAGTCGCTCGACCTGTCACGGACGCTCGCGGAATCCTTGCGCGTCGTCTCCGGCCGCGCCGAGGACAAGCATCTCACGCTCGACGCCGAGATCGACAACACCATCTCCGTCGTCGCCGACCGCCGCGCCACCAAGCAGATCATCGTCAACCTGCTCTCCAACGCCGTGAAGTTCACACCCGACGGCGGCCGCATCGTGGTGCGCGGCCGACAGCTCGAGGACAGGATCGTGCTGATGATCGCCGACACCGGCATCGGCATCGCGCCGCATTCGCTGGCGCGGCTCGGCCGCCCGTTCGAGCAGGTCGAGAGCCAACTCACCAAGACCTATCACGGCTCGGGACTGGGACTTGCGATCGCCCGCTCGCTGGCGCAGCTCCACGGCGGTTCGATGCGGTTGCGCTCGAAGATCGACGTCGGCACTGTCGTGCGCGTGACGCTGCCGCGCGATTCCAACAAGACGATGCCCAGGATTTCCGCGGCGGCCTAG
- a CDS encoding LysR family transcriptional regulator, whose translation MIDKLELLLALAKERHFGRAAEACGVTQPTMSTGLKQLEEILGVMLVQRGSRFQGFTPEGERALDWARRIVGDTRAMRDEINGLRHKLSGEIRIAAIPTVLGMVASLTTPFRAKHPDVRFRIQSTTSSEVLGLLENLEVDAGLTYIENEPIGKVRTIPLYNESYRLLTAPDAMFGDRETVTWKEVGQVPLCLLTPDMQNRRIIDRALRSVGAEATPTLTSNSLLVLFTHVKTGRWASVMPAKLAETLGLSDTVRSIPIVDPHVNYSIGLVIPQRDPMTPLIAALVNTAREVAPTLQS comes from the coding sequence TTGATCGACAAGCTTGAACTGTTGCTGGCGCTGGCCAAGGAGCGGCATTTTGGACGGGCGGCGGAGGCCTGCGGCGTCACCCAGCCGACGATGTCGACGGGGTTGAAGCAGCTCGAGGAGATCCTCGGCGTGATGCTGGTTCAGCGCGGTTCCCGTTTCCAGGGCTTTACGCCGGAAGGCGAGCGAGCGCTCGACTGGGCGCGTCGCATCGTCGGCGACACTCGCGCCATGCGCGATGAGATCAACGGGTTGAGGCACAAGCTCTCTGGCGAGATCAGGATCGCGGCGATCCCGACCGTGCTCGGCATGGTGGCCTCATTGACGACGCCGTTCCGCGCAAAACATCCCGACGTGCGCTTCCGCATCCAGTCCACGACCTCATCGGAGGTGCTGGGACTGCTCGAAAATCTCGAGGTCGATGCGGGGCTGACCTATATCGAGAACGAGCCGATCGGCAAGGTACGCACCATTCCGCTCTACAACGAGAGCTATCGCCTCCTGACCGCGCCGGACGCGATGTTTGGCGATCGTGAGACGGTGACGTGGAAGGAAGTGGGGCAGGTGCCGCTGTGCCTGCTGACCCCAGACATGCAGAACCGCCGCATCATCGACCGCGCACTGCGCTCGGTCGGTGCGGAGGCGACGCCGACGCTGACCTCGAACTCGCTGCTGGTGCTCTTTACCCACGTCAAGACGGGGCGCTGGGCGAGCGTGATGCCGGCGAAGCTTGCGGAGACGCTGGGCCTTTCGGACACCGTGCGTTCGATCCCGATCGTCGACCCGCACGTCAACTACAGCATCGGCCTGGTGATCCCACAGCGCGATCCGATGACGCCGCTGATTGCCGCGCTGGTCAACACCGCGCGCGAGGTCGCACCGACACTGCAGTCCTGA